The following proteins come from a genomic window of Flavobacteriaceae bacterium MAR_2010_188:
- a CDS encoding Pregnancy-associated plasma protein-A: MRKIFLSFAALALILTGCESDNSPNSDTQESVDMSDFYLYTDADIDETSRVAASEKSCYSMVNLNRLLRENPGLYDKMYDIELNTRKSINAKKPDGTPGGGNGGGDTGGGGTVTPSTYAPVTINVVVNILETSSGAVSNSQITSQIAILNDDFNDTNPNRNSVPSYFADYRTDASVNFNLVKTVRKTSSRTSWGTNDEMKKSSAGGIDPTDTANNLNIWVCEIGGGILGYAQFPGGPAATDGVVIGSDYFGNTTAGGVYGKGRTATHEVGHYLNLRHIWGDGRCRQDDFVADTPSSDGPNYGCPGETTNCSSIDMTMNYMDYVYDDCMYMFTHGQNDRMHSIFEAGGSRVDLVN; encoded by the coding sequence ATGAGAAAAATCTTCTTAAGCTTTGCTGCTTTAGCATTAATCTTAACAGGTTGCGAAAGTGACAATTCCCCCAATTCTGATACACAAGAAAGTGTTGATATGTCCGATTTCTATTTATATACGGATGCCGATATAGATGAAACATCTAGAGTTGCAGCCAGTGAGAAATCCTGTTATTCTATGGTCAATCTAAACCGACTATTAAGGGAGAATCCAGGATTGTACGATAAAATGTATGATATTGAATTAAATACCAGAAAATCAATAAACGCAAAGAAACCTGATGGAACTCCAGGAGGAGGTAACGGCGGTGGTGATACTGGCGGTGGCGGAACCGTAACCCCTTCAACTTATGCGCCAGTAACCATTAATGTGGTGGTGAATATTTTAGAAACCAGTTCCGGGGCTGTTAGTAATAGTCAGATTACTTCACAGATTGCTATTTTGAATGATGATTTTAATGATACTAATCCAAATCGAAATAGCGTACCATCATATTTCGCAGATTACAGAACCGATGCTTCTGTGAATTTTAATCTTGTAAAGACGGTAAGAAAAACGTCGTCTAGAACCTCTTGGGGTACAAACGATGAGATGAAAAAGAGCAGTGCAGGTGGAATAGACCCAACAGATACTGCAAATAACCTAAATATTTGGGTTTGCGAAATAGGCGGTGGTATTCTTGGCTACGCTCAATTTCCAGGTGGACCTGCTGCTACGGACGGAGTGGTAATTGGTTCCGATTATTTTGGTAATACAACTGCTGGTGGCGTCTATGGTAAAGGAAGAACCGCAACTCATGAAGTTGGTCACTATCTTAACCTAAGACATATTTGGGGTGACGGTCGTTGCAGACAAGACGATTTTGTAGCTGACACCCCATCTTCGGACGGACCAAACTATGGTTGCCCAGGAGAAACTACTAACTGTAGTTCTATAGACATGACCATGAACTATATGGATTATGTTTACGATGATTGTATGTATATGTTTACCCACGGCCAAAATGATAGAATGCATTCTATTTTTGAAGCTGGTGGTTCTCGAGTTGACTTAGTGAACTAA
- a CDS encoding Endonuclease/Exonuclease/phosphatase family protein produces MDSNPKNILTIAFYNLENLYDTENDSMTNDDDFLPTADRRWTNKRYDRKLYKIGTAISQIGKHESAYLPALIGLAEVENKTVLRDLIKSKDLSEHNYDFVHYDSYDERGIDVALLYNKDLFKLESSEIFPVLLEDEFKTRDFTRDVLLVTGKLQGELISVVLNHWPSRREGEVLSGPKRQAAAEINVHIVEKLRLVHNDPKIVIMGDFNDNPDDSSITYLTDKTGFYNAVKTVWSIDKGSQNHNFNWNFFDQMIISPNFFKPASDSLKFEKAEVFNEKFLTQYNGKFAGQPYRTYAGKRYKGGFSDHFPVYILLSKGV; encoded by the coding sequence ATGGACAGTAACCCAAAGAATATCCTAACTATCGCTTTTTACAACTTAGAGAATCTCTACGATACCGAAAACGATTCTATGACCAATGACGATGATTTTCTGCCTACAGCGGACCGTAGGTGGACCAATAAAAGATACGACCGTAAATTATATAAGATAGGCACTGCAATTTCGCAAATCGGGAAACACGAAAGCGCATATCTGCCGGCATTGATAGGTTTAGCGGAAGTTGAAAATAAAACAGTACTGCGCGACCTTATTAAGTCTAAAGACCTCAGTGAGCATAATTATGATTTTGTGCATTACGACTCTTACGATGAACGGGGCATCGACGTGGCGCTTTTGTACAACAAGGATCTGTTTAAATTAGAAAGCTCCGAAATCTTTCCGGTTCTCCTCGAGGATGAATTTAAAACACGTGATTTTACTAGAGATGTGCTTCTTGTCACTGGAAAACTACAAGGTGAATTGATTAGTGTAGTGCTAAATCATTGGCCTTCACGTCGTGAAGGTGAAGTGCTTTCTGGGCCAAAAAGACAAGCGGCGGCAGAAATCAATGTGCATATTGTTGAAAAATTGCGGCTCGTTCATAATGACCCAAAAATTGTAATTATGGGCGATTTTAATGACAATCCAGATGACAGCAGTATTACTTATTTAACTGACAAAACCGGATTTTACAACGCGGTAAAAACAGTTTGGTCTATTGATAAAGGAAGTCAGAATCATAATTTTAATTGGAACTTTTTTGATCAAATGATAATAAGCCCTAACTTTTTTAAACCAGCATCAGACTCCTTAAAATTTGAAAAAGCTGAAGTCTTCAATGAAAAATTCCTGACCCAATACAACGGTAAATTTGCCGGACAACCTTATAGAACCTATGCAGGCAAAAGATATAAAGGTGGTTTTAGTGACCACTTTCCGGTTTATATTTTGCTGAGTAAGGGTGTGTAG
- a CDS encoding GTP-binding protein HflX codes for MLETKDLSLEKTVLIGIITQDQDEEKSKEYLDELEFLTYTAGGEVLKRFTQKMDIPNPKTFIGTGKMDDVKKYIEEHEVGTAIFDDELSATQERNISKILNCKVLDRTNLILDIFAQRAQTSYARTQVELAQFEYLLPRLRGMWTHLERQRGGIGMRGPGETEIETDRRIVRDRISLLKDKINSIDKQMATQRGNRGQLVRVALVGYTNVGKSTVMNVISKSDVFAENKLFATLDTTVRKVVIRNLPFLLSDTVGFIRKLPTQLVESFKSTLDEVREADLLLHVVDISHSNFEEHIQSVNKILSEIGSGDKPTLMVFNKIDAYKQTALDKDDLVTEKTEEHYSLEEWKKTWMNRIGDNAIFISALNNENMKDFRQKVYSAVREIHVSRFPYNNFLYPDISEEE; via the coding sequence ATGCTCGAAACAAAAGATTTATCATTAGAAAAGACCGTACTTATTGGGATAATTACCCAAGACCAAGATGAAGAAAAATCTAAGGAATATTTAGATGAACTAGAATTTCTTACTTACACAGCTGGTGGTGAGGTGCTGAAACGATTCACCCAAAAGATGGACATCCCTAATCCTAAGACTTTTATTGGGACTGGGAAGATGGACGATGTAAAGAAGTATATTGAAGAGCATGAAGTTGGTACAGCAATTTTTGATGATGAACTTTCGGCTACCCAAGAACGTAACATCAGTAAAATCCTTAATTGTAAAGTCTTAGACCGTACCAATCTAATTCTCGATATTTTTGCCCAAAGGGCGCAGACCAGTTATGCAAGAACGCAAGTAGAATTGGCGCAGTTTGAATATCTGCTACCAAGATTACGAGGAATGTGGACCCACTTAGAAAGACAACGTGGTGGTATTGGTATGCGCGGACCTGGTGAAACAGAAATAGAAACAGATAGAAGGATCGTTAGGGACAGAATTAGCCTTTTAAAGGACAAAATCAATTCTATCGATAAGCAAATGGCTACCCAACGTGGCAATCGGGGTCAGTTGGTAAGAGTGGCGTTGGTAGGTTACACTAATGTTGGAAAGTCTACCGTAATGAACGTAATTAGTAAAAGTGATGTTTTTGCCGAAAACAAATTGTTCGCCACACTAGATACCACCGTGAGAAAAGTGGTAATCAGGAATCTTCCTTTTCTACTAAGTGATACGGTTGGATTTATTAGAAAACTGCCAACCCAGTTGGTAGAATCCTTTAAAAGTACTTTAGATGAAGTTAGAGAAGCAGACCTTTTGCTTCATGTTGTAGATATATCGCATTCTAATTTTGAAGAACATATACAATCCGTTAATAAGATATTATCTGAAATTGGAAGCGGCGATAAGCCAACCCTAATGGTTTTCAACAAAATTGATGCCTACAAACAAACTGCTCTAGATAAGGACGATTTAGTTACCGAAAAAACAGAAGAGCATTACTCACTTGAAGAATGGAAAAAAACTTGGATGAATCGCATAGGCGACAATGCCATATTTATTTCCGCCTTAAATAATGAGAATATGAAAGATTTTAGGCAGAAGGTTTATTCTGCGGTAAGGGAAATCCATGTGAGCAGGTTTCCTTATAACAATTTTCTTTATCCAGATATCAGTGAGGAAGAGTAA
- a CDS encoding DNA-binding transcriptional regulator, PadR family, whose product MYDKQLTKGTLQPIILKMLSERPKMYGYEITQEVRKITSGKIDISEGALYPILHKLENQGILETEKMYIGKRVRKYYTVTKNGHGKVSEVTNEMSDFIDTLILIFSPPKLIK is encoded by the coding sequence ATGTATGACAAGCAATTAACTAAAGGTACCCTACAACCAATCATTTTGAAAATGCTCAGTGAAAGGCCTAAAATGTACGGATATGAAATCACCCAAGAAGTTAGAAAAATTACCTCCGGGAAAATTGATATTTCGGAAGGAGCGTTATATCCAATCCTTCATAAATTGGAAAATCAAGGAATTTTAGAAACTGAGAAAATGTATATCGGCAAACGCGTTAGGAAATATTACACAGTCACAAAAAATGGGCATGGGAAGGTCTCGGAAGTGACCAATGAAATGAGCGACTTTATTGATACTCTGATTTTAATATTTTCACCTCCAAAGCTTATAAAATAG
- a CDS encoding Cysteine desulfuration protein SufE translates to MTIGEIQQEIIEEFEMFENWEERYQYMIDLGKSLPLIEDQFKTENNIIKGCQSKVWVHSEMEDQKVLFTADSDAIITKGIIAILIRVFSGQKPNDIINADTDFIDKIGLKDHLSPTRANGLVSMIKQIKMYAIAYQTQID, encoded by the coding sequence ATGACGATAGGAGAAATTCAGCAAGAAATAATAGAAGAATTTGAGATGTTCGAGAATTGGGAAGAGCGCTATCAATATATGATAGACCTTGGCAAATCGCTCCCCTTAATCGAAGACCAATTTAAGACTGAAAATAATATCATTAAAGGATGCCAAAGTAAGGTTTGGGTACATTCTGAGATGGAAGATCAGAAAGTTCTTTTTACCGCAGACAGCGATGCCATTATTACCAAAGGAATTATCGCCATTTTAATCCGCGTCTTTTCCGGTCAGAAGCCTAATGACATTATCAACGCCGATACTGATTTCATCGATAAAATCGGTTTAAAAGATCATCTCTCACCAACCAGGGCAAACGGTTTGGTAAGTATGATAAAACAAATAAAAATGTATGCCATCGCATACCAAACACAAATAGACTAA
- a CDS encoding cysteine desulfurase / selenocysteine lyase, whose amino-acid sequence MFDVNKIREDFPILSREIKGKPLVYLDNAATSQTPKQVIDVIVDYYSRYNANIHRGVHYLSQQATDAYEEARIKIQKHFNIENSYQVIFTSGTTHGINLIASGFSDILKKGDEVLVSALEHHSNIVPWQMLCERTGAILKVIPINQNGELIMSEYDKLINGKTKLVFVNHISNALGTINPIKEIIDKAHNVGAAVLVDGAQSAPHLKPDLQALDVDFYVVSAHKMCGPTGVGMLYGKQEWLKKLPPYQGGGEMIAEVTFEKTTYADLPHKFEAGTPNVCGGIAFGAAIDYMNEIGFENIHEQEEKLLEYATTELIKIEGLKIYGTAKEKASVISFNIKGLHPYDVGTLLDNMGIAVRTGHHCAQPIMDFYGIPGTIRASFAFYNTIEEVDILVDGLKKAVKMLS is encoded by the coding sequence ATGTTCGACGTAAATAAAATAAGAGAAGACTTTCCGATACTTTCTAGGGAAATCAAGGGCAAACCTTTGGTCTATCTAGATAATGCAGCCACCTCGCAAACTCCAAAACAAGTTATCGATGTTATTGTAGATTATTATTCGCGCTATAATGCTAATATCCATCGGGGAGTTCATTACTTAAGTCAACAAGCGACTGATGCTTATGAAGAAGCGCGGATAAAGATTCAAAAACATTTTAATATTGAGAATAGCTACCAAGTGATTTTTACTTCTGGTACCACACATGGTATAAATTTAATTGCAAGCGGATTTTCTGATATACTTAAAAAGGGCGATGAGGTCTTAGTTTCAGCTTTAGAGCACCATAGTAATATTGTTCCTTGGCAAATGCTTTGTGAACGAACAGGAGCAATTTTAAAGGTGATTCCAATCAATCAAAATGGAGAACTGATTATGTCGGAATACGACAAACTTATAAATGGTAAAACCAAATTGGTTTTTGTTAATCATATCTCCAATGCATTAGGAACTATAAATCCGATTAAAGAAATTATAGACAAAGCTCATAATGTAGGTGCAGCGGTTCTAGTAGACGGCGCACAGTCTGCTCCTCATTTAAAACCAGATTTGCAGGCATTAGATGTTGACTTTTATGTGGTTTCGGCACATAAGATGTGCGGGCCTACCGGGGTCGGTATGCTATATGGTAAACAGGAATGGTTGAAAAAGTTGCCGCCTTACCAAGGGGGTGGAGAAATGATTGCTGAGGTAACCTTCGAAAAAACGACTTACGCTGATCTTCCACATAAATTTGAAGCTGGCACGCCCAACGTTTGTGGAGGAATTGCTTTTGGTGCGGCAATCGATTATATGAATGAAATTGGTTTTGAAAATATTCACGAGCAAGAGGAAAAGCTTTTGGAATATGCTACTACAGAACTAATCAAGATTGAAGGTCTAAAAATTTATGGTACTGCAAAAGAAAAGGCATCCGTCATCTCCTTTAATATTAAAGGTTTACATCCCTACGATGTAGGCACTTTGCTAGATAATATGGGCATTGCCGTAAGAACAGGTCATCACTGCGCCCAACCAATCATGGATTTTTACGGGATACCAGGAACGATACGCGCTTCTTTTGCATTTTATAACACAATCGAAGAAGTAGATATTCTTGTAGATGGTTTGAAGAAGGCGGTTAAAATGCTTTCTTAA
- a CDS encoding ATP-binding cassette, subfamily B, with the protein MPRTTPKSLTDNQKTSFKSSFKALVFIPRFFKEIWRTNKSMFLLSAFCRLIGALLPVVILWVGKIIIDEIVLQAGIDNSDLSRLWTYVAIEFGLVVVSDLMSRAITLTDSLLGDLYSIKSSVTIIKKTNEINISLLEDSEFYDKLERARTQTTGRVGLMSNALGELQSLISISTLIAGLIYFEPVLIVLLVISIIPSFINEIYFSQQQYSLARGWTAERRELDYLRFIGANDKTAKEIKLFGLTDFVVDRFKNLSEDYYQLNKTLALKRSSLGFLFNVLGSVSYYGAYVFIIYRVISGVITLGELTFLSGAFNRLMRNLQEFFSKFTRITESSLYLADYFDFIDITVEPEDVEDIPLPVVIQTGFEFKDVYFSYPNSDNIILKGVSFKIKAGEKMAFVGQNGAGKTTLTKLLLRFYEPTSGQILLDGTPISRFNKSEYQQYFGVIFQDFFRYEFTVRENIAIGDIKEIDNQEKIEEAARLSLANEVISDLKRGYDQQLGKRFSKGQELSGGQWQKVALARAYMKDAKVMILDEPTSALDAKAESEVFERFIGLTENKTSIIISHRFSTVRQADRIVVLEDGKIIEMGTHEELMLEPKLYAKLFKLQAEGYK; encoded by the coding sequence ATGCCTAGAACTACACCAAAATCCTTAACCGATAATCAAAAGACCAGCTTTAAATCTTCTTTTAAAGCTCTAGTTTTTATCCCGCGATTTTTTAAAGAAATATGGAGAACCAACAAATCCATGTTTCTGCTTTCTGCATTTTGTAGGTTAATTGGTGCATTGTTACCCGTGGTAATTCTTTGGGTCGGCAAAATCATTATCGACGAAATTGTTCTACAGGCTGGGATAGACAATTCTGACCTTTCCCGACTTTGGACTTATGTAGCAATAGAATTTGGCTTGGTGGTGGTTTCAGATTTAATGAGCCGCGCAATCACGCTTACCGACAGCTTACTGGGTGATTTATATTCTATAAAAAGTTCGGTAACGATAATAAAAAAGACCAATGAAATAAATATTAGTCTTTTAGAAGATTCTGAATTCTACGATAAATTAGAACGGGCCAGAACCCAGACTACAGGGAGAGTTGGGTTAATGTCTAATGCGCTGGGTGAACTTCAAAGTCTTATATCTATTAGTACTTTAATCGCTGGTCTAATTTATTTTGAACCGGTGTTGATCGTGCTTTTGGTAATCAGCATTATTCCTTCCTTTATCAACGAGATTTATTTTAGTCAACAGCAATATAGCTTGGCGAGAGGCTGGACTGCCGAAAGGCGAGAACTCGATTACCTGAGATTTATCGGTGCAAACGATAAAACCGCAAAGGAAATAAAGCTCTTTGGTCTTACCGATTTTGTGGTAGATCGATTTAAAAATCTCTCTGAAGATTATTATCAGCTCAATAAAACCTTGGCTTTAAAACGTTCTTCTTTAGGATTTTTATTCAATGTTCTGGGTTCTGTTAGTTATTACGGCGCCTATGTTTTTATTATTTACCGGGTAATTTCTGGAGTCATAACTTTAGGTGAATTAACCTTTCTCTCTGGTGCGTTTAACCGCTTAATGCGAAACCTTCAAGAGTTCTTTTCAAAATTTACCAGGATTACTGAGAGTTCTTTATATCTGGCAGATTACTTCGACTTTATAGATATTACGGTAGAACCAGAAGATGTTGAAGATATTCCATTACCAGTGGTGATACAGACCGGATTTGAATTTAAGGATGTTTACTTTTCTTATCCCAATTCAGATAACATTATTTTGAAGGGAGTAAGCTTCAAAATAAAAGCTGGAGAGAAAATGGCGTTTGTTGGTCAGAATGGTGCTGGTAAAACTACTCTTACTAAGTTGCTGTTGCGTTTTTATGAACCAACTTCGGGACAGATTCTGTTAGACGGCACTCCTATTTCTAGATTCAACAAAAGCGAATACCAACAATATTTTGGAGTGATTTTTCAAGATTTCTTTAGGTATGAATTTACAGTGCGCGAGAATATTGCAATCGGCGATATTAAGGAAATCGACAATCAAGAAAAGATTGAAGAAGCAGCGCGATTAAGTTTGGCCAACGAGGTGATTTCAGACTTAAAAAGAGGATACGACCAACAACTTGGCAAACGATTTTCTAAGGGTCAAGAACTTTCAGGCGGGCAATGGCAAAAAGTTGCTTTGGCAAGAGCTTATATGAAGGATGCTAAAGTGATGATATTGGACGAGCCAACTTCGGCCTTAGATGCAAAAGCAGAAAGCGAAGTATTTGAAAGATTTATTGGTCTTACCGAAAACAAGACCAGTATTATTATTTCGCATAGATTTAGTACCGTAAGGCAGGCAGACAGGATTGTGGTTTTAGAAGATGGGAAGATCATAGAAATGGGAACCCATGAAGAATTAATGCTTGAGCCTAAGTTGTACGCCAAATTATTTAAGTTACAGGCCGAAGGATATAAATAA
- a CDS encoding FeS assembly SUF system protein gives MDTTIDTNALGEKIVRVLKTIYDPEIPVDIYELGLIYDVMVNEDMDVKILMTLTTPNCPVAESLPLEVEEKVKSLNDVKTAEVEITFDPPWTQDLMSEEAKLELGML, from the coding sequence ATGGACACGACGATAGACACTAACGCACTTGGAGAAAAAATAGTAAGGGTTTTAAAGACCATTTACGATCCAGAAATTCCAGTAGATATTTATGAGCTAGGATTGATTTATGATGTGATGGTAAATGAAGATATGGACGTAAAAATCTTGATGACTCTTACCACACCAAATTGTCCTGTTGCAGAGTCTTTGCCATTAGAGGTAGAAGAAAAGGTAAAATCATTAAATGATGTAAAAACTGCTGAAGTTGAAATTACTTTTGACCCGCCTTGGACCCAAGACCTAATGAGCGAAGAAGCAAAGTTAGAGCTCGGCATGCTATAG